The Papilio machaon chromosome 3, ilPapMach1.1, whole genome shotgun sequence genome window below encodes:
- the LOC106708227 gene encoding uncharacterized protein LOC106708227, with translation MSYNYKEHAMAFAQFLPNMVKLDELQKITQNLDQELAESQKIMKEIKTMFDAASQVNVAQVNNKKQDNIVTHTITTELLGASVPNLIMSDMENVSGHQSSEEELQSLIAIMKNYAENLRNEIARLPSQTFGNAKEFEKLDLKEYAINFDQLAKSLANIKFNKGVVNNRNLELEAKLAQLCEDVHSFTQMVETKTAISESNKNWTDNQQGNEQKNILYYDETINKLLNGINEVTYLLKNKH, from the exons aTGAGTTACAATTACAAGGAGCATGCCATGGCTTTTGCTCAGTTTTTGCCAAATATGGTCAAGTTGGacgaattacaaaaaattacccAAAATTTAGATCAAGAACTTGCTGAATCGCAAAAGATTATGAAAGAGATCAAAACTATGTTTGATGCTGCATCCCAAGTAAACGTTGCACAAGTGAACAATAAGAAACAGGATAATATTGTGACGCATACGATTACTACGGAATTACTGGGCGCAAGTGTTCCGAATTTGATCATGTCAGACATGGAAAATGTAAGCGGCCATCAAAGTTCCGAAGAGGAGCTGCAATCTCTGATAGcgattatgaaaaattatgcTGAAAATCTCAGAAACGAAATTGCAAGATTGCCATCACAAACCTTTGGAAATGCAAAAGAATTCGAAAAGTTAGATCTGAAGGAATATGCCATAAATTTTGACCAACTTGCTAAAAGTCTGGCTaacatcaaatttaataaaggtgTTGTTAACAATAGAAACCTAGAATTGGAAGCAAAGTTGGCACAGTTGTGTGAAGATGTTCATTCATTTACTCAG atggTTGAAACAAAAACTGCTATAAGTGAGAGCAACAAAAATTGGACAGATAATCAACAAggaaatgaacaaaaaaacatcctgTATTATGATGAAACCATAAACAAATTACTAAATGGGATAAATGAAGTAACATAtctactaaaaaataaacattga